In the Flavobacterium sp. 90 genome, TAATTTTGATTCTTGATTTTTACGTATATTCATCTAAAAAGAAGATGCTAAGATACGTAATTTTTGTAATTTTTTTATAATTAGATAATTTGTCAATTAGAAAATATCTTGATAAGATAATATGCCAATTAGATAATTAGATAATTCGTTGTAGACTTTTGTCTATTTTCTTTTTTTAAGAGAGGTTTTGTTTTTTTGTCATCTCGATCCCGAAGCTTCGGGAGAGAAATCACACAAGTAGATCGACAAAGATTGCGAAAACCTTTGTCAAAGTTCAAAACTTTGACAAAGGTCTGCGTGTAGAAAATTATCTAATTGACTAATTAACTAATTCTCAAATAGGAATATTAAAAGTAATCCTCGTTCCTTCGCCGGGAATCGATTTAATAAAAACGCGTCCGTTGATGTATTGAATTCTTTCTTTCATGAATAATAATCCCATTCCGGATTCGCTGTTGCGTTTTTTGTCGACCGCATGTATATCAAAACCTTTACCGTTGTCGTCTACAATAATGCTTAGCAAAGTATCACTGTGCGAAAGCTGCACAATAATATGCGACGATTCAGCATATTTTATGGCATTGTTTATCGCTTCCTGAGTTAAGCGATAAATATTGATTTCGATTAGAGAATCCAGACGTTGGTTAAAATCGGTTTTGTTGTAAAACAGAATTTCTTTTCCTGTTAATTTCGAAAGTTCCTGCGTAAGTTTTGCGAGAGAAGAAACAATACCATGATCGCTTAATTCCGGTGGCATCAGATTGAAAGTTGCCGTTCGAACACCTTTGATGATATCAAGCGATAATTTTTTTAAATATTCTATTTTTTGAGCCGCTTTTTCTTTGTCTTCCAGGTTAATACTTTCTAAACTGAATTTTAATCCCGTAAGCATTTGACCAATTCCGTCGTGAATTTCTTTGGCAATTCGGTTTTGTTCGTTTTCCTGATTTTCGACAATTTTGCTGGAAATAATCTTTTGCTGATTGATTTTTTCAGTGCTGTTTTCAATGTTCAAGCGTTCAACTTCTCGTTGGGCTTTTTTGCGTTCCGTAATGTTAAAACAAACAATTAAAAGTTCTAATTCGTCCTTTTTAATCATTACCGGAACCATCGATAAATCAAGCCAGATCGTTTGCGCTTCCTTATTAATGATCTTGATTTCGCCTTGCCAGCCGCTTCTTTGTTTTTCAAAAATAATACGGTCAATATTAAGCTGCTCTTTTTCGTCAGTCGTCAATATTTCTGAGAATTTCTTGTTAGAAGAAAACTTGGTATAATTTAAAAGTTTGGCAAATTTTTCTCCAACATGAATAATCGAACCATCAGGAGCAATGCGGCAATAAAGCAACGTATTTTCCATTGCATAATTGAGCGATTTTAATTCTTTTACCGAATTTTCTTTGATTTCACTGATAATTTCTGTGTCGTGCGCCAGTTTTAAAGCTTTCTTTTCAGAAGATAAAAGTTTCGCGATCAGTTTTTCGATTTTCTTATTTGTAGGTCTGAAAATGAATAAAAATTCTAAAAGCAGAACTAAAAGAGTAAAACCAAAAATCCAATATTCGATCTTACGTTGTTCCGTAACTTTTTCGTGAGCTTCGAGATCGTATTGTGTTACGATCTGATTCATTTTCGAAAGGAAAACACCTTCGTTTTCAAGAACAAGCTGAACCAGTTTTTGATTATTGGTTAAGTTATTTTTCTGTTCTAAATTTAGAAGAAATAAATCAGTTGTTTCAGCGATTGTTGTGAAATTGGGTTTTATTTCACGATATAATTTTGTCAGTGTTTCGCTTTTTTCTTTTGGAAAAGCCAAACTATCACTGCCATTTTCTAAGGCATTTTGAGTAGTTTTCCAAAGAGATAAAACTTCCTTTAAATGCGAAATTTTTTGTGGAGAAACATTAGTAGAAACATAATTCAAAATCAATATTTCTTTGACAATTTTTTGGCTCAGCATTCTTTGCTTTCCCGAAATATTGATGATTTTAGAATCGCTTAATTGTTGTTTTAGATTGTATTGAACCAAAAACTGACTTAAAATGATGGTTATAGCAATCGTCAGAAGTGCAAAAAAATACAGACGGCGTAAATTTTTGAAAGTGATTTTATCTGCAGCTTCCTGATTGTTTTTTTTCATTCGAAAATAAGATCTGTCTTTTTTGGGGAGAATATAAGTTGCTTTTAATTCGTTTTATAAAAGCATTTACAATCCTAAAGATGCTTTTATTAAGTTTAAGTTTTCTTCAGAATAACTAATTTTTAAGGCTTCCTGATGTCCTTTGTCAGACATTTTATCCCAGGTTTTTTTGATGATATTTTTTAGTTTTTCTTCGTCGTGCTTGTGCACAAAAGGATCTAAGTAATATTCCAGAAATACCAAACAAATTACGTCTTCAAGTAATTGAGTTTCGGCATCTTTTTTAAGTAATTTCTTTTCGATTAAAAACGAAACACGGTCAATAAACTCTTGCGAATATCCTGCTTTTTCTAAGATTCCTGCGGTAGTTTTGGCGTGGAATTTTTTAAGTTCTTCGCGCCATTTCAAATATCCAACACGATCCATTGGATAAGATTCTCTCGCGACTTTCCATCGGCAAATATGTTGTGCTTTTGACGCAATCTGAATTTCTTCTGAAGCTTCAGGTTCAAATTGCATTAATCTTTCGTACATCCTGTTTGAATATAATAATTCCTTAGGATATTCGACATTTTGGTCGATTTCGATATTCGGATCCTGAGCATTTTCTGCATCAATCCATTCGCTTGCTTTTTGAAAAGGTGTGTTCATTTTTGTAGTTAGATAATAGAATTCAAATATACGGAATTAAGTAGAAAAGTTTGAAGTTGAAAGTCTAAAGGAGATGAAAGAAGCAAGAAGCAAGATTTGAAAAACTATATTATCTTGTTTCTTTCATCTTGTATCTTAAAAAGTCTAATCTAGAAAACCTACAAACACTTCGTTTTCTACTACTTTAACCGGATATGTTGCAATTTTAAAATCATCTCCATTTAGGTTTGAACCGTCTACTAATGAGAATGTTTTTTTGTGCATTGGACAGGCGATTTTTGGGATATCATCTGTTGAACCGGTCATTCCTCTTGCGAGAACCATTTCCATTTTATGCGGACAGGCATTTTGGCAAGCGTACCATTCGTTGCGACGTGCAAAATTGAAAATGGCGATTTGTTTGTTTTTATATTTGATGCAACCGCCACGGTTGGTTGGGAAATCTTCTATTTTTCCGGCTTTGAACCAAATTGTTGCATCACTTGGGTGAACGGTTTCATATTGATTTAAGATTTCTTCCATTGGATTCAAATTTTAGTTTCCTGTTTCTTATCCCTCTTTTTACAATCAAGAGAGTTATGATGGCGCAGTAAAAAAGAGGGTAAGAGGACAGCAAACGTTAGTGATATTATTTTTCTTTTTTTTGGAGCTGGATTTTTGTAATTAAAAATTGAGAATTAAAAATTAAAAATCTTTGAAACTGCAATTTTTATAATAACTATACTATGTTTATTTAAACAAGTGAAACGCCTTTTTTGAGTTCATAAAATCTATGTTTCTATGTGTTTAAATAATTATGTATAAAGCTTTACGACCACGCTTTTGGCGCTTTTTGATCTCTTAATGGAACAAAAACAACATTATCATCTTTCTCTTCAGAGTTTACAAAATGGTTAAAGCGTTTCAATAA is a window encoding:
- the nirD gene encoding nitrite reductase small subunit NirD translates to MEEILNQYETVHPSDATIWFKAGKIEDFPTNRGGCIKYKNKQIAIFNFARRNEWYACQNACPHKMEMVLARGMTGSTDDIPKIACPMHKKTFSLVDGSNLNGDDFKIATYPVKVVENEVFVGFLD
- a CDS encoding DUF4202 domain-containing protein, with product MNTPFQKASEWIDAENAQDPNIEIDQNVEYPKELLYSNRMYERLMQFEPEASEEIQIASKAQHICRWKVARESYPMDRVGYLKWREELKKFHAKTTAGILEKAGYSQEFIDRVSFLIEKKLLKKDAETQLLEDVICLVFLEYYLDPFVHKHDEEKLKNIIKKTWDKMSDKGHQEALKISYSEENLNLIKASLGL
- a CDS encoding ATP-binding protein, translating into MKKNNQEAADKITFKNLRRLYFFALLTIAITIILSQFLVQYNLKQQLSDSKIINISGKQRMLSQKIVKEILILNYVSTNVSPQKISHLKEVLSLWKTTQNALENGSDSLAFPKEKSETLTKLYREIKPNFTTIAETTDLFLLNLEQKNNLTNNQKLVQLVLENEGVFLSKMNQIVTQYDLEAHEKVTEQRKIEYWIFGFTLLVLLLEFLFIFRPTNKKIEKLIAKLLSSEKKALKLAHDTEIISEIKENSVKELKSLNYAMENTLLYCRIAPDGSIIHVGEKFAKLLNYTKFSSNKKFSEILTTDEKEQLNIDRIIFEKQRSGWQGEIKIINKEAQTIWLDLSMVPVMIKKDELELLIVCFNITERKKAQREVERLNIENSTEKINQQKIISSKIVENQENEQNRIAKEIHDGIGQMLTGLKFSLESINLEDKEKAAQKIEYLKKLSLDIIKGVRTATFNLMPPELSDHGIVSSLAKLTQELSKLTGKEILFYNKTDFNQRLDSLIEINIYRLTQEAINNAIKYAESSHIIVQLSHSDTLLSIIVDDNGKGFDIHAVDKKRNSESGMGLLFMKERIQYINGRVFIKSIPGEGTRITFNIPI